In a genomic window of Sutcliffiella sp. FSL R7-0096:
- a CDS encoding GvpL/GvpF family gas vesicle protein, which yields MGELIYLYGLIPSNESVSLPVPSMKGFDGKGDIYTISIGEITAIVCKLDAKEYSEEIIKEKINGDMEWLQEKAFHHHETVMGLSKLYTVIPLKFCTLYKNETRLIDIVQQNHSKMTDTFALLEGNEEWNLKIYCNDELLKKQVSQSNPAIEKRREEISHLSKGKQFFEKKKLDKLIEDEVENEKDRVSERIHTHLKEFVLQGNVKRNWSKDVTGRKENMTWNSVYLISSSKVEQFLEEIQQFEKKMGEMGWQFEPTGPWPAYHFSSFS from the coding sequence ATGGGGGAATTAATTTATTTATATGGGTTAATCCCATCTAATGAATCAGTAAGCCTGCCTGTTCCATCCATGAAAGGTTTTGATGGAAAAGGTGATATATACACCATATCAATAGGGGAAATAACCGCTATTGTATGTAAATTGGATGCAAAAGAGTATTCAGAGGAAATCATCAAAGAGAAAATCAATGGTGATATGGAATGGCTACAGGAAAAAGCATTTCATCATCATGAAACAGTAATGGGATTATCGAAATTGTATACTGTAATACCTTTAAAGTTTTGTACGTTATATAAAAATGAAACTAGATTAATAGATATTGTTCAGCAAAATCATTCCAAGATGACAGACACTTTTGCGCTTCTAGAAGGCAATGAGGAATGGAATCTTAAAATATATTGCAATGATGAATTATTAAAGAAGCAAGTAAGCCAGAGCAATCCCGCGATAGAGAAGCGTAGAGAAGAAATCAGCCATTTATCTAAAGGGAAACAATTCTTCGAAAAGAAAAAACTCGATAAATTGATTGAGGATGAAGTGGAGAATGAAAAGGATCGTGTGAGTGAAAGAATCCATACACATCTTAAGGAATTTGTTTTGCAAGGGAACGTAAAGAGGAATTGGAGCAAAGATGTGACAGGTAGGAAAGAAAACATGACCTGGAATAGCGTCTATCTTATCTCATCCTCAAAAGTGGAACAGTTTTTAGAAGAAATCCAGCAATTTGAAAAGAAAATGGGGGAGATGGGCTGGCAGTTTGAACCGACCGGGCCATG
- a CDS encoding gas vesicle protein GvpG, with the protein MLHKLISAPINLVIKIGEKVKEEADKELYDLPTIQKKLIQLQMMYELGEIPDEAYKEKEAELLHRYEVAKNLEMEQWEQLTKKK; encoded by the coding sequence ATGCTCCATAAATTAATATCTGCACCTATCAATCTTGTCATTAAGATCGGCGAGAAAGTAAAAGAGGAAGCGGACAAAGAACTGTATGACCTTCCAACCATTCAAAAAAAGCTCATTCAGTTACAGATGATGTATGAATTAGGTGAAATTCCGGATGAAGCGTATAAAGAGAAGGAAGCAGAACTGTTGCACCGTTACGAAGTAGCCAAGAATTTGGAAATGGAACAATGGGAGCAGTTGACCAAAAAGAAGTGA